The sequence ACATCTACACCAAATCATTCTTCATTTCAAAGTGTGTAGATTCAGATAgtttattaaaaatttcatttagagatgctgaaatgaaacatttttagtTAAGTGTTTTGACTTCCTCTAGACATTATATTTTGTCAGcctaacaaactaaaaaaaaagaagaaatagcaTTAACTATTTTAGTGCTCAGGTATTGACATATTTTTAAGTTCTTCTGAATGAAATTCAAGTGGGAAACAACCATTCATGGTGACTTAGCACTGCGTGGAATATAAATGGAGGTGACCACTTTACAATGCAGGAATTACTGGATTAATCATAGCACTTCACAGCTAATTTCCATTCCCTGAAATGGATCAGCAGTTAGCtccaaaaatttttaaagcctTGAAACAGTCCCTATGTTATATGCCTTTTTATGCCAGAAGCAATCTAAAATCAAGTTCTACTTGCTAAGAAAGTTCTCAGAAGTTCAACCTGTCACATTATTGCTTGCATTAATTTCCAACCACACTGGAATTTTCATTTGCACAAGTCTCAGGTATTAGATTACAGGGATCTACATTGCTAATTTTGAAAGCTGCCAGTCGCTGACAGCATTTTTAAAGACTTAAGACAAGAAACACTTAAATCATAATCCACAGGACAAATTTAAACTGAACAAAGCACAAGTACAGCAGTCTGTGATTACATACCAAGATCAAAATATTACCCAGAGTTTAAACTGGACCTatttaaactgaatttcaaACTACTCATATGAATGCACAGTGTGTCCCTAACAAACACTCTGCAGCTACACAATAAGTCTAAGAGCCCATCATCATTTCACAGGACACTGCTGTTCATCAGTTGCTTAAAGGGACAGTTCTTAATGTACCCTCAACATCCAGGAtaccagaaaaataaagcaaacgTGTCAGCTtgaagaatcacagaacatcttgagttggaagggatccacatACATCATTGAATTTCagctcctggcccagcacaggacaTGCCAAGAATCCCAGCctcatgtgcctgagagtgttgtcccAATGCTTCCTAACTCCTGtcagccttggtgctgtgacccctcccctggggagcctgttccagtgcccaaccaccctctgggtgaagaaccttttcagATGTCCTTTCTGAAGCTCAACTTGGATCTACAATTTGGGGAGAGTGCCTTTATGAAGCATCTTATTTTGGTCTGACAGCAAAAAACCTTGGTGATATATTCctcagtttaaaattttaattgacTCTTTATGGCTtcataaaattaattaactCTTTGGTTTCATATAATTTACTCCTGTAACCATAAGACTCTTATCCAAGAAAATTCCAAGTGTGCCAGCAACTGCTGGGCACAATAGGGTGCAGTCTCATTTATTACAACAACCATTCACATAAcctgttttaaaaacagtaCATACCTTGGCAACACTAGATTAAATGTTTACTATTATTCTTCCAATAGTAATTAAATGTCACATTCCTGAGtacttttaggaaaaataacTGAGGCCTCAAGAAAAACATCAACTTGTTGAAATTACCTCTGTAGTTTACTTTTAAAAGAGTTTCTATAAACAGTAATATTCagacaaaagtaaaaaattctATTAATATAGATGGCAATAATAATCTGATGTAGCTATGAGAGGCTAGTGAAACACATGAAGTAAAGCTTGTGTCAAAACATATTTGGTCAACAAGTGATAAACTGAAACAAAGGAACATGAGATGTTTGTGTAGCTTCTATAACATGTGGGGACACAAGGTatttttttgacagaaaagCTTACTGGTCTTGTGTTCATGATCTATCTATTGTGGgaggtaaattttaaaaatgtcatttatgCATAGAAGTTATTCCAAAAAGAAAGAGTCTTATGCTCGTGAAAAAGAAACGTGTGGGCTCCTAAGAGAAAGCTTTCTCTATCTTCTTATTTTTTGCCACTGAAACAGGGACATGAAATTTAGGGAAATATCGTGTACATGTCAAATAACTGTCCTTACCAGAATGCTTTTTGACTCCCTGTACTTTCTCAAAAGCTTTGTCTGTTTCATGTTAAGCTTATGATTCTTTTCCTCTCGTTTAAGGACCTTCTCTATCTGTGGAGTCACTTTCATCTTTGGTTTGAGGCGCACTCGGTAGCTGTCAGGAACCAGGAACTGGAAGCAGTAAGGACATATCCTTTCTAATCCACGTTCATTACCTACAGATAAGTAAAGGCAAAAGGATAAAATAACTATGTTTTATAAGCAAACTTTAAAATTGTGTGTTTCAATGTAAACATTGCCTAGCTACATGTTTTTGTGTTTAAGGTAACACTAGAACACAAGAGGAAGCTGAGCACCAGAATGTGTTTAGCTGAGCACAATTCAGACTAAGTTGACGCCTGGCACAAGTTTACACGATACGTAACTGcagattttcttgaaaaaacGCAATTCTTTCCCAAAAATCAATAGCAAAGGAGGCTCACAATTCTGCCATGTAGGCACAATCTTCTACCAGATCAGGGACACCAAAGCCTCGGAAAGCTCTTTGCCCATTTTAAGTGTGAGAAGATGACACGACCTCAGGAACGAGAGAAACACTTTGAGGTAAATTTCAGACCCAACAAGAGGCTCGCTCCTGGCATCCGCCTCATTATCTCCTGCAGCCGGAGCCGGACTCGGGCGGGTCTCCCCAGACCCCCGAGggacccctggccctgcctccTGGCGAGCTCAACACCGCAGCCGGCAGCCCCGAGGCTCGGCCCTGCGGGGGCAGCGCAGGGcaaggggcacagggagggaaggggcgaGCCGGCATTCCTTCCCATGCTCCTGTCCTGTCCTTGCGCTGCTCTCTGGCggcaggagcctcctctggaGCGCGCCGGCCTCACGGGGCGCCCGGCTCCGGAGCCCCCTCCTCCGGCCCCGGCTCCACCGCCTGCGCCCGGGTCCCTCACTCGCCTCGGGAGCTGCGGAGCGTCCACCTGCAcgggagagagggaaaagcgTCAGGGCGCGGCCGCCGGCACGGGCGGGGACATCCCGCGCGTCACCGCCGGGCTCCCGCACCGCCCGTCCCGGCTCCGCCGCGGTTCCTTACAGCAGGAATCGCGCCTCTCCCGGGCACGTCTCCGCCAGCTGCTCCGCCGAAGccagcagccgccgccgccccatGGCGCTgagcgcccgccccgccggaaGGACggcaagggagggaagggaaggcgGGCGATGTGCAGCGCTTGGCCGAGCCCCGGCGGCTCCGCGGCCGCTGCACCAGGGTACCGGGCTGGGGCGGGCCCGGGcgagggcagggccggggccggcGCCGGAGGGCAGCGGGGCCCGCCCGAGGGGCCGCGGGAGCCGAGCCCTCTCTGAGCGCGACACCCGCCGCCTGTGTCCCCGCCGTGTGAAAAGTTTCTCCGGTAGGAAAGGAAACTTTTACCttcggggaaaaaaaaaaaaaaaaaaaaaaaaacgtgAGGAGGAGGTGCTTTAGGTTGAGGGCGGCAAGCGCTTAGGCTGGCTCAGAGAGGTCGTGGAATCTCCTTCTCTGGAGACACGCCAATCCCACCTGGATgcgttcctgtgtcacctgctccagggcacCCTGGATGGATGATTTCCAGAGGTCCCTTCAAATAGTAacaattttgtgattctgtgataaaaaaccccaaaatcccaaactccgAACCCCACGCGTTTCTCTGTGAGGGCTTGTCAGGTGAAAGATGTGCAGCAGCCGCTCCAGAAATCCGCCCgatgctcagcagtgctgaactTCATCTGTCACTATACTAGTCAGCTGTATAAAAGTCATGAACTGCTCTCTGTTGGGGGTGCCTTTGCCGTGCATTTTGGCGACTGCAGACTTTATCACTCTGCAAATGT comes from Zonotrichia leucophrys gambelii isolate GWCS_2022_RI chromosome 2, RI_Zleu_2.0, whole genome shotgun sequence and encodes:
- the C2H18orf21 gene encoding UPF0711 protein C18orf21 homolog isoform X1, producing the protein MGRNAGSPLPSLCPLPCAAPAGPSLGAAGCGVELARRQGQGSLGGLGRPARVRLRLQEIMRRMPGASLLLGNERGLERICPYCFQFLVPDSYRVRLKPKMKVTPQIEKVLKREEKNHKLNMKQTKLLRKYRESKSILLVTCKSCNKTTRYYGKSRDFLAAKTQNCGTPGIKSSLKTPDVKIQSAKKMTPVSSSRLGSKGNSPSSLSRTRESGQTTTNSASKTPRNSKFHFSRLKRMLDLEEKEKNEKADFKTFLTLL